The region CTGCCCTTCGTGATGGGCGTGATGGCCGACCTCGCCGGCAAGCCTGCCAAACCGCTCGCACCTGTGGCCGACCGCAAGTTCCTTGAAGTGGACGTCGATAACTTCGACTCGCGCCTCAAGGCCATGCAGCCGCGCGTGGCGTTCCATGTACCGAACGAGTTGACCGGCGAAGGCAACCTGAGCCTGGACATCACCTTCGAAAGCATGGACGACTTCAGCCCGGCCGCCGTGGCGCGCAAGGTCGACTCGCTCAAACAGCTGCTCGAAGCCCGCACCCAGCTCGCCAACCTGCTGACCTACATGGACGGCAAGACCGGCGCTGAAGAAATCATCATGAAAGCGATCAAGGACCCGGCATTGCTGCAGGCCCTTGCAAGCGCGCCTAAGCCGGCAGGGGACCAGTAATCATGACCGAGAATACCGTCCGCGAAGGCTCCCAGATCCTGGGCGCTACCGAAGAAGCCAGCGAGTTCGCGAACCTGCTGCTGCAAGAATTCAAACCCAAGACCGAACGTGCCCGCGAAGCCGTGGAAACCGCCGTGCGCACCCTGGCCGAACAGGCTCTGGCGCAGACGGACCTGGTGTCCAATGACGCGATCAAGTCGATTGAATCGATCATCGCCGCCATCGACGCCAAGCTGACCGCCCAGGTTAACCAGATCATCCATCACCAGGATTTCCAGCAACTGGAAAGCGCCTGGCGTGGCCTGCACTACCTGGTCAACAACACCGAGAGCGATGAGCAGCTGAAGATCCGCGTGCTCAACATCTCCAAGCCGGACCTGCACAAGACCCTGAAGAAATTCAAGGGCACTGCGTGGGACCAGAGCCCAATCTTCAAGAAGATGTACGAAGAAGAATACGGCCAGTTCGGCGGCGAACCCTACGGTTGCCTGGTGGGCGACTACTACTTCGACCAGTCGCCACCCGACGTGGAGCTGCTGGGCGAGCTGTCGAAAGTCTGCGCCGCCATGCACGCCCCATTCATCGCTGCGGCTTCGCCGACCGTGATGGGCATGGGCTCCTGGCAGGAACTGTCGAACCCGCGCGACCTGACCAAAATCTTCACCACCCCGGAATACGCCGGCTGGCGCTCGCTGCGTGAATCGGAAGACTCGCGCTACATCGGCCTGACCATGCCGCGCTTCCTGGCACGCCTGCCGTATGGCGCCAAGACCGACCCGGTGGAAGCCTTCGCCTTCGAAGAAAACACCGACGGTGCGGACAGCTCCAAGTACACCTGGGCCAACGCCGCGTACGCGATGGCGGTGAACATCAACCGTTCGTTCAAACACTACGGCTGGTGCTCGCGCATCCGTGGCGTGGAGTCCGGCGGTGAAGTGGAAAACCTGCCTGCTCACACGTTCCCGACCGATGACGGCGGCGTGGACATGAAGTGCCCGACCGAAATCGCCATCAGCGACCGCCGCGAAGCGGAACTGGCGAAGAACGGCTTCATGCCGCTGCTGCACAAGAAAAACACCGACTTCGCTGCCTTCATCGGCGCCCAGTCGTTGCAGAAACCGGCCGAATACGATGACCCGGACGCCACCGCCAACGCCAACCTGGCCGCGCGCCTGCCGTACCTGTTCGCCACCTGCCGTTTCGCTCACTACTTGAAGTGCATCGTGCGCGACAAGATCGGTTCCTTCAAAGAGAAGGACGAGATGCAGCGCTGGTTGCAGGACTGGATCCTCAACTACGTCGACGGCGACCCGGCGCACTCCACCGAAACCACCAAGGCCCAGCACCCGTTGGCAGCTGCCGAAGTGATCGTGGAAGACGTCGAAGGCAACCCGGGTTACTACAACTCGAAGTTCTACCTGCGCCCGCACTATCAGCTTGAAGGGCTGACCGTGTCGCTGCGCCTGGTATCGAAACTGCCTTCGGCGAAAAGCGCATAAGTAAAAGCGAACTCGCTCTACTGTGGGAGCCGGGCTTGCCCGCGATTCAGGCGACGCGGTCTGTCAGTCAGACCGCGTTGATGCGATCGCAGGCAAGCCTGCTCCCACAGAAAAGCACTGCCCCATTGGCGGTAACCAAATCGAGTGGCGCACGCCACACAGGGAGAAAACATGGCTGTTGATATTTTCATCAAGATCGGCGACATCAAGGGCGAGTCCATGGACAAGGCCCACAAGGACGAAATCGACGTGCTGAACTGGAGCTGGGGCATGGCCCAGTCCGGCAACATGCATGTTGGCGGTGGCGGCGGCGCAGGCAAGGTGAATATCCAGGACCTGTCGCTGACCAAGTACGTCGACAAGGCGTCGCCGAACCTGATGATGCACTGCGCCAGCGGCAAGCACATCGACAAGGTCAAGCTGACCGTGCGCAAGGCCGGTGGTGAAAGCCAGGTCGAGTACATGGTGATCAACCTGGAAGAAGTGCTGGTCACTTCCCTGAGCACCGGCGGCTCGGGCACTGATGATCGCCTGACCGAAAACGTCACCCTCAACTTCGCCCAAGTGATGGTCGACTACCAGCCGCAGAAAGCCGACGGCACCAAAGACGGCGGCGCGATCAAGTTTGGCTGGAACATCCGTTCCAACACCAAACGCTGATAGCCCTGGAGGCCGTGGCCCTGCGCTACGGCCCCTGGCACCTGCCCCGCTGCAAATACGTCCCTCTCACAACCCGTCCGTGGAGCTGCTTTGGTGGTAACTGAAATCGCTTCCCGCGACCGTCTGCAGCCGTCCTTGCTGGACCGGCTGACCGACGACGACCCAACCAATCCCAAGGAAAGCGCCGACAAACGCGTGCTGTCCCTGACCCAATTGAAAGCCTCGGTTCTGCGCGAC is a window of Pseudomonas antarctica DNA encoding:
- a CDS encoding Hcp family type VI secretion system effector; the encoded protein is MAVDIFIKIGDIKGESMDKAHKDEIDVLNWSWGMAQSGNMHVGGGGGAGKVNIQDLSLTKYVDKASPNLMMHCASGKHIDKVKLTVRKAGGESQVEYMVINLEEVLVTSLSTGGSGTDDRLTENVTLNFAQVMVDYQPQKADGTKDGGAIKFGWNIRSNTKR
- the tssC gene encoding type VI secretion system contractile sheath large subunit, with the protein product MTENTVREGSQILGATEEASEFANLLLQEFKPKTERAREAVETAVRTLAEQALAQTDLVSNDAIKSIESIIAAIDAKLTAQVNQIIHHQDFQQLESAWRGLHYLVNNTESDEQLKIRVLNISKPDLHKTLKKFKGTAWDQSPIFKKMYEEEYGQFGGEPYGCLVGDYYFDQSPPDVELLGELSKVCAAMHAPFIAAASPTVMGMGSWQELSNPRDLTKIFTTPEYAGWRSLRESEDSRYIGLTMPRFLARLPYGAKTDPVEAFAFEENTDGADSSKYTWANAAYAMAVNINRSFKHYGWCSRIRGVESGGEVENLPAHTFPTDDGGVDMKCPTEIAISDRREAELAKNGFMPLLHKKNTDFAAFIGAQSLQKPAEYDDPDATANANLAARLPYLFATCRFAHYLKCIVRDKIGSFKEKDEMQRWLQDWILNYVDGDPAHSTETTKAQHPLAAAEVIVEDVEGNPGYYNSKFYLRPHYQLEGLTVSLRLVSKLPSAKSA
- the tssB gene encoding type VI secretion system contractile sheath small subunit, with the protein product MAKQSSQKFIARNRAPRVQIEYDVELYGAEKKVQLPFVMGVMADLAGKPAKPLAPVADRKFLEVDVDNFDSRLKAMQPRVAFHVPNELTGEGNLSLDITFESMDDFSPAAVARKVDSLKQLLEARTQLANLLTYMDGKTGAEEIIMKAIKDPALLQALASAPKPAGDQ